The Humulus lupulus chromosome 4, drHumLupu1.1, whole genome shotgun sequence genome has a window encoding:
- the LOC133831753 gene encoding type I inositol polyphosphate 5-phosphatase 8 — MRTGRQFISKTSSWPKVVARKWLNIPNKADEFHSDYVLQASHKLQRRRRSCSDDNCYVVVPEDFSVFSKEGWLMKKEPSSNSVIHDHLNLRTFVGTWNVGGMAPHGGLNLRDWLKSPTPADIYVIGFQEIVPLNAGNVLGAEDKGPAGQWISLIREALNDNEFEPSDYNKQGRMSFSDLLSLEEDVKDEVEVGPRYRLAASKQMVGIFLCVWVRSDLCSLISNLKVSCVGTGLMGYLGNKGSVSISMSLSGTSFCFVCTHLTSGEKEGDEVKRNSDVMEILKKTRFNSSSSTSSPSSGESSSPPQTILEHDKMIWLGDLNYRLVAGSSGDCETHELLNKHDWEALVEKDQLRIQQGGGRVFQGWEEGPIDFAPTYKYIANSDHYVAQTSNKSKHKQRTPAWCDRILWKGEGVKQMWYGRGESKFSDHRPVYALFSVQIDSKRHNSSTTSNSTTRLRPRPMPLVAGTGVAKVQAEELLPAVNSSSSSRF; from the exons ATGCGGACTGGGCGACAATTCATCTCCAAG ACTTCGTCTTGGCCAAAAGTAGTGGCCAGAAAATGGCTCAACATTCCCAACAAAGCCGACGAGTTTCACTCCGACTACGTGCTACAAGCATCACATAAACTCCAGCGCCGGAGAAGGAGTTGCTCCGACGACAATTGCTATGTCGTCGTGCCTGAAGATTTCTCAG TTTTTTCAAAAGAGGGTTGGTTGATGAAGAAAGAACCAAGCTCAAACTCAGTCATCCATGATCACCTCAATCTCAG AACATTTGTTGGGACATGGAACGTTGGAGGGATGGCTCCTCATGGAGGGTTGAACTTAAGGGATTGGCTCAAGTCCCCTACTCCAGCTGATATCTATGTTATCGG GTTCCAAGAAATAGTGCCTTTAAACGCTGGTAACGTATTGGGGGCTGAGGACAAGGGCCCTGCAGGCCAATGGATTAGTCTGATTCGAGAAGCTTTGAATGACAACGAGTTTGAACCCAGTGACTATAATAAGCAAGGAAGAATGAGCTTCTCAGACTTACTTTCTTTAGAAGAAGATGTCAAAGATGAAGTGGAAGTTGGACCCCGGTATAGGCTGGCTGCCAGCAAGCAAATGGTGGGAATCTTCCTATGCGTGTGGGTTCGATCAGATCTTTGTTCACTCATATCCAACTTGAAGGTCTCTTGTGTTGGCACAGGCCTTATGGGGTACCTTGGCAATAAG GGTTCAGTTTCAATCAGCATGAGCTTGAGTGGGACAAGCTTTTGTTTTGTGTGTACTCACTTGACCTCtggagagaaagaaggagatgagGTCAAAAGGAACTCAGATGTTATGGAAATTCTTAAGAAGACAAGGTTTAATTCATCATCATCAACATCATCACCTTCTTCAGGAGAATCATCATCACCTCCTCAGACCATATTGGAGCATGA TAAGATGATTTGGCTAGGTGATTTGAACTATAGACTTGTGGCTGGTAGTAGTGGAGATTGTGAGACACATGAGTTACTAAACAAGCATGATTGGGAAGCACTTGTGGAGAAAGATCAG CTAAGAATACAACAAGGAGGTGGTCGAGTGTTCCAAGGGTGGGAAGAAGGGCCAATAGATTTTGCTCCAACTTACAAATATATTGCTAATTCGGATCATTATGTTGCTCAAACCTCAAATAAATCCAAACACAAACAAAGAACACCTGCCTG GTGTGATAGGATATTGTGGAAAGGAGAAGGAGTGAAGCAAATGTGGTATGGAAGAGGAGAATCAAAGTTCTCGGACCATAGACCTGTCTATGCTCTTTTCTCTGTACAAATAGACTCCAAAAGACACAACAGCAGCACCACCAGCAACAGCACCACCAGGCTAAGACCAAGGCCAATGCCACTGGTGGCAGGCACAGGAGTAGCCAAAGTGCAGGCTGAGGAGCTTTTACCGGCAGtaaacagcagcagcagcagcaggttTTGA
- the LOC133831754 gene encoding uncharacterized protein LOC133831754 isoform X2, whose product MNQGFWVAKGANATGCLNDGEIGYDNSSRIESKRSQQWFMEGHPEVELLPNKKQAVEVPNNHHLFSGMLNTNVSPWGSGSSSSTSNPGFHSWLYESETAKTVGFDDRNISSLGSGKMSLERKVNEDSFGNESSFGLSMSHALEDPRSSLTYGGLRKVKVSEVKDSENPMSVSMGQTYNRDNDKLVAMALTYNKVSDNILSVGDTYERADNHFISADQTFSKGDNGITSIDQIYKVEESSITTGLVYSKAEESSMSTSHAFNQGHSYNKGESTIISFGGYDDDANDSERLISSYELLMGHASAQKMEEMNEKKMANSNAEVLTTHVTASAAESVPKKKDDHKIAKKIPPNNFPSNVRSLLSTGMLDGVSVKYIAWSREELRGVIKGAGYLCGCQSCNFTKVINAYEFERHAVCKTKHPNNHIYFENGKTIYGIVQELRSTPQNMLFDVIQTITGSPINQKSFRLWKESFLAATRELQRIYGTDEGKQFS is encoded by the exons ATG AATCAGGGGTTTTGGGTGGCAAAGGGTGCTAATGCTACTGGGTGTTTAAATGATGGGGAGATAGGATATGATAATTCTTCCAGAATTGAGTCAAAGCGTTCTCAGCAGTGGTTTATGGAAGGTCATCCTGAGGTAGAGCTTCTTCCCAATAAGAAGCAGGCAGTAGAAGTTCCGAATAATCATCATCTCTTTTCTGGGATGTTAAACACCAATGTTTCTCCATggggtagtggtagcagtagcagtacaaGTAATCCTGGTTTTCACTCATGGTTATATGAATCTGAGACAGCCAAGACTGTAGGTTTTGATGACAGAAACATCTCCTCacttggctcgggaaaaatgagTTTGGAGAGAAAAGTTAACGAAGATTCATTTGGCAACGAGTCCTCGTTCGGTTTGTCAATGTCTCATGCGCTAGAAGATCCTAGATCGAGTCTTACTTATGGCGGGTTAAGGAAAGTCAAAGTGAGTGAGGTTAAGGACTCTGAGAATCCCATGTCTGTATCAATGGGACAAACTTATAATAGGGACAACGATAAGTTAGTAGCAATGGCTCTGACTTATAACAAAGTTAGTGATAATATCCTATCTGTAGGTGATACCTATGAGAGAGCAGATAACCATTTTATATCAGCTGATCAGACATTCAGCAAGGGTGACAATGGTATCACATCTATCGATCAGATTTACAAGGTGGAGGAGAGTAGTATAACGACAGGTCTCGTCTATAGTAAGGCAGAAGAGAGTAGTATGTCTACGAGTCATGCTTTCAACCAGGGCCACTCCTATAACAAAGGAGAGAGTACTATCATATCATTTGGAGGGTATGATGATGATGCCAATGACTCAGAGAGACTCATATCGAGTTATGAATTGCTGATGGGTCACGCGTCGGCTCAAAAGATGGAAGAAATGAATGAGAAAAAAATGGCTAACTCAAATGCTGAAGTACTCACCACCCATGTAACTGCTTCTGCTGCAGAAAGTGTCCCTAAAAAGAAAGATGATCACAAAATTGCTAAGAAGATTCCACCAAACAATTTCCCTTCAAATGTTCGAAGTTTGCTATCGACTGGTATGCTGGATGGAGTGTCTGTGAAGTATATTGCCTGGTCAAGGGAG GAGCTTCGTGGTGTAATAAAAGGCGCTGGATACTTGTGTGGCTGTCAGTCATGTAATTTCACCAAG GTGATCAATGCATATGAATTTGAGCGTCATGCTGTTTGCAAAACAAAACACCCGAATAACCACATCTATTTTGAGAATGGTAAAACTATCTATGGGATTGTTCAAGAACTCAGAAGCACACCTCAGAACATGTTATTTGATGTCATTCAAACCATTACCGGTTCGCCAATCAATCAGAAGTCATTTCGTCTTTGGAAAG AATCCTTTTTGGCCGCGACTCGGGAACTTCAACGAATATATGGCACGGATGAGGGGAAGCAATTCTCTTGA
- the LOC133831754 gene encoding uncharacterized protein LOC133831754 isoform X1 translates to MNQGFWVAKGANATGCLNDGEIGYDNSSRIESKRSQQWFMEGHPEVELLPNKKQAVEVPNNHHLFSGMLNTNVSPWGSGSSSSTSNPGFHSWLYESETAKTVGFDDRNISSLGSGKMSLERKVNEDSFGNESSFGLSMSHALEDPRSSLTYGGLRKVKVSEVKDSENPMSVSMGQTYNRDNDKLVAMALTYNKVSDNILSVGDTYERADNHFISADQTFSKGDNGITSIDQIYKVEESSITTGLVYSKAEESSMSTSHAFNQGHSYNKGESTIISFGGYDDDANDSERLISSYELLMGHASAQKMEEMNEKKMANSNAEVLTTHVTASAAESVPKKKDDHKIAKKIPPNNFPSNVRSLLSTGMLDGVSVKYIAWSREKELRGVIKGAGYLCGCQSCNFTKVINAYEFERHAVCKTKHPNNHIYFENGKTIYGIVQELRSTPQNMLFDVIQTITGSPINQKSFRLWKESFLAATRELQRIYGTDEGKQFS, encoded by the exons ATG AATCAGGGGTTTTGGGTGGCAAAGGGTGCTAATGCTACTGGGTGTTTAAATGATGGGGAGATAGGATATGATAATTCTTCCAGAATTGAGTCAAAGCGTTCTCAGCAGTGGTTTATGGAAGGTCATCCTGAGGTAGAGCTTCTTCCCAATAAGAAGCAGGCAGTAGAAGTTCCGAATAATCATCATCTCTTTTCTGGGATGTTAAACACCAATGTTTCTCCATggggtagtggtagcagtagcagtacaaGTAATCCTGGTTTTCACTCATGGTTATATGAATCTGAGACAGCCAAGACTGTAGGTTTTGATGACAGAAACATCTCCTCacttggctcgggaaaaatgagTTTGGAGAGAAAAGTTAACGAAGATTCATTTGGCAACGAGTCCTCGTTCGGTTTGTCAATGTCTCATGCGCTAGAAGATCCTAGATCGAGTCTTACTTATGGCGGGTTAAGGAAAGTCAAAGTGAGTGAGGTTAAGGACTCTGAGAATCCCATGTCTGTATCAATGGGACAAACTTATAATAGGGACAACGATAAGTTAGTAGCAATGGCTCTGACTTATAACAAAGTTAGTGATAATATCCTATCTGTAGGTGATACCTATGAGAGAGCAGATAACCATTTTATATCAGCTGATCAGACATTCAGCAAGGGTGACAATGGTATCACATCTATCGATCAGATTTACAAGGTGGAGGAGAGTAGTATAACGACAGGTCTCGTCTATAGTAAGGCAGAAGAGAGTAGTATGTCTACGAGTCATGCTTTCAACCAGGGCCACTCCTATAACAAAGGAGAGAGTACTATCATATCATTTGGAGGGTATGATGATGATGCCAATGACTCAGAGAGACTCATATCGAGTTATGAATTGCTGATGGGTCACGCGTCGGCTCAAAAGATGGAAGAAATGAATGAGAAAAAAATGGCTAACTCAAATGCTGAAGTACTCACCACCCATGTAACTGCTTCTGCTGCAGAAAGTGTCCCTAAAAAGAAAGATGATCACAAAATTGCTAAGAAGATTCCACCAAACAATTTCCCTTCAAATGTTCGAAGTTTGCTATCGACTGGTATGCTGGATGGAGTGTCTGTGAAGTATATTGCCTGGTCAAGGGAG AAGGAGCTTCGTGGTGTAATAAAAGGCGCTGGATACTTGTGTGGCTGTCAGTCATGTAATTTCACCAAG GTGATCAATGCATATGAATTTGAGCGTCATGCTGTTTGCAAAACAAAACACCCGAATAACCACATCTATTTTGAGAATGGTAAAACTATCTATGGGATTGTTCAAGAACTCAGAAGCACACCTCAGAACATGTTATTTGATGTCATTCAAACCATTACCGGTTCGCCAATCAATCAGAAGTCATTTCGTCTTTGGAAAG AATCCTTTTTGGCCGCGACTCGGGAACTTCAACGAATATATGGCACGGATGAGGGGAAGCAATTCTCTTGA